In Helianthus annuus cultivar XRQ/B chromosome 3, HanXRQr2.0-SUNRISE, whole genome shotgun sequence, a single window of DNA contains:
- the LOC110878531 gene encoding zinc finger protein CONSTANS-LIKE 10, which yields MGYTCDYCREARSMVYCRSDEAYLCLSCDRNIHSANALSKRHSRTLVCDKCNSQPAVVRCVQEKLSLCQNCDWESHSGSNSASGSHSRQTLNCYSGCPSAVELSSIWSFMSDSDNKNVQDSACEQEMGLMSITDNKSGQDLLVPVENNDAQNVIQQPDPNNSFTFKTSGTKGSEQYMDVAFCDDFSMDEVDLSIEKYEVLFGVGNNDPENLFAQDGIDSLFGPMDTSVAKESSTGYENGFQPACSNAASGDSLRSCKTEPNPCYRTQLSNISFSSLTGDSNAGDYQDCGASSILLRGEPTWSTPAHDSTTSSGIRNDAVLRYKEKKKTRKFEKTVRYATRKARADVRKRVKGRFVKAGDAYDYDPMSQTRSY from the exons ATGGGTTACACTTGTGATTATTGCCGTGAGGCAAGATCAATGGTCTATTGTAGATCAGATGAAGCTTACTTATGTTTATCCTGTGATCGGAATATTCATTCCGCAAACGCGTTATCCAAACGCCATTCGAGAACACTCGTATGCGATAAATGCAATTCGCAACCAGCAGTTGTTCGATGTGTACAAGAAAAACTATCACTTTGTCAAAACTGTGATTGGGAAAGTCACAGCGGATCTAATTCGGCTTCGGGTTCCCACAGCCGTCAGACGTTGAATTGTTACTCTGGCTGCCCGTCCGCAGTCGAATTATCGTCAATCTGGTCGTTTATGTCCGATTCGGATAACAAAAACGTTCAAGATTCTGCATGTGAGCAGGAAATGGGGTTGATGAGCATTACAGATAACAAAAGTGGTCAAGATTTATTAGTACCAGTTGAGAATAATGATGCCCAAAATGTAATTCAACAACCCGATCCAAACAATTCGTTCACATTCAAG ACTTCAGGTACAAAGGGGAGTGAGCAGTACATGGATGTTGCATTCTGTGATGACTTCAGTATGGATGAAGTTGACTTGAGTATCGAGAAATACGAAGTACTCTTTGGCGTAGGGAATAACGATCCCGAAAATCTTTTTGCACAAGACGGAATCGATAGTTTATTTGGTCCTATGGACACATCTGTTGCAAAG GAGTCCTCAACCGGATATGAAAACGGGTTTCAACCGGCCTGCAGTAATGCAGCGTCGGGTGATTCTTTAAGGAGCTGTAAAACAGAACCGAACCCGTGCTATAGGACACAACTGTCTAATATTTCGTTCTCAAGCCTGACTGGCGACAGCAATGCTGGTGATTATCAAGACTGTGGAGCTTCGTCTATACTTCTCAGGGGTGAGCCAACCTGGTCCACCCCGGCTCATGATAGCACCACGTCTTCTGGTATCAGGAACGATGCTGTACTCCGTTACAAGGAAAAAAAGAAGACCCGCAA ATTCGAGAAGACAGTAAGGTATGCTACACGAAAGGCAAGAGCGGATGTAAGAAAGCGCGTAAAAGGGCGTTTTGTGAAAGCAGGCGATGCTTATGATTACGATCCCATGAGTCAAACCAGAAGCTACTGA